The DNA region ACCTTTCCCTAAAATCCGTATGGCTCGATAGCGCCGAAATAGTTGCAACTCACTACCGCAACGCTGGCAGAATTTGGTATTTTTAGGATTTTGATGCAAGCAGTCGGGATTTAAACACTGGCTCATGCTAGGGATAATCGATGAAACGAGTCTCTTTTTCCGTTGAGAATAGCACAGTTTTGTCGTTTTTACCAGTTAGATACCTGCCTGTGGCTGCTGGTTATGTTAGCTTGACCAAAAATTTAGGATTCCGATGGTGTAACCAGGGCAACTGCTGACGTATACACAATCAACAACAACGACCCATAAATTGGCTGGTAAAAGTCTAGAAAGTCCTCGCCACAGCGCACGCAACGCGATACCCGAGGTTGCGGTAGGTGACGTCGGGTCGCCTCCTGACGCGAATCGCAGAACGGCAGCCACGCGGGACGTAGAGCCAGGAACCACCGCGCAGGAGCTTGTCAGCTTTTGTTCTATCTTCATTATCTATCCAAGCACTACCATCGTCTGGTGCCCCTTCGTAATTATCATGCCAGTCATCGGCACACCATTCCCAAACATTCCCATGCATGTCAAAAAGCCCAAATCCATTGGCAGGAAAGCTGCCTACATCTGTGGTCTTTTCCCGATATTCCCCTTTTTTGCCCCGACCGTAAACTCGAGTACCACGATAATTGGCTAGGTCGGTGGTAATGGTTTCGCCAAAATAAAAAGGGGTTTGCGTGCCAGCGCGACAGGCATATTCCCACTCGGCTCGCTGGGAAGTCGGTAGTCTCTGCCAGTATGCTGGGACAAACGCTGGCAAAATTCTACAGCATCCCACCAAGATACCTGTTCCACAGGTCGATTATCCCCGGAAAAAAGGGATGGATTGGGCTTGAGGTCGCGTTCGTATTTGGGAAGATTGGCTACAGCGCGCCATTGCGCTTGAGTCACCGGGTATTTCCCCAGAAAAAAAGCTGGTACGCTCACTTGGTGCCGGGGTCGTTCCTTGTCTCTGCTTTCTTCCTCCGATTCTGGCGCTCCCATGAAAAAAGTTCCCGAGGGAATATAAACCATTTCCAGGTCTATATTGTTACCCAGAGGTTCGCTAAAGCCTTGTGCTTGTTGGCGACGGCGATGAATATGAATTTGGATATTTCTTTGAATTTTTCTTCCGAACAATCCTGTTTTCAT from Geitlerinema sp. PCC 9228 includes:
- a CDS encoding 4-Cys prefix domain-containing protein; translation: MSQCLNPDCLHQNPKNTKFCQRCGSELQLFRRYRAIRILGKG